In a single window of the Bufo bufo chromosome 5, aBufBuf1.1, whole genome shotgun sequence genome:
- the MYC gene encoding myc proto-oncogene protein isoform X2, producing the protein MPSNASYQSRNYDLDYDTMQPVFYFEEEENFYQQQYNRLQPPAPSEDIWKKFELLPTPPRSPSRRSSLSSLFPSTDQLEMVTEFLGGDMVNQSIIYDQEDETFVQSIIIQDCMWSGFSAAAKLEKVVSEKLASYQASRKESSMPSQNQQPSPQKSTTATTCQGNLSPIGTSRTSSGYLQDPSSECIDPSVVFPYPLNDAMSKVGSPCLVQELNMETPPISSSGCSSESEEEQDEDEDDEEEEEEEEEEEIDVVTVEKRFTASKKNDSYSHQSRTHHSPLVMKRCHVPIHQHNYAAPPSTRADYPSSKRAKLESNGRVLKQISNNRKCSSPRSSDSEENDKRRTHNVLERQRRNELKLSFFGLRDQIPEVANNEKAPKVVILKKATEYVISMQEDERRLLRETEQLKLKREQLKQKLKQLKSSSL; encoded by the exons ATGCCTTCGAACGCCAGCTACCAGAGTCGGAACTACGACCTGGACTATGACACTATGCAACCCGTCTTCTACTTCGAGGAGGAAGAGAATTTCTACCAGCAGCAGTACAACCGTCTGCAGCCTCCAGCCCCCAGCGAGGACATCTGGAAGAAGTTTGAGCTATTGCCCACCCCACCGAGGTCCCCGAGCCGTAGATCCAGTCTGTCCAGCCTTTTTCCGTCTACTGACCAGCTGGAGATGGTCACGGAGTTCCTGGGAGGGGACATGGTGAATCAAAGCATCATCTATGACCAGGAAGACGAGACGTTTGTCCAGTCCATCATCATTCAGGACTGTATGTGGAGTGGCTTCTCTGCGGCGGCCAAGCTGGAGAAAGTGGTGTCTGAAAAGCTGGCGTCTTACCAGGCTTCTAGGAAGGAGAGTAGTATGCCCTCCCAAAACCAGCAGCCAAGCCCACAGAAGTCAACTACTGCTACTACCTGCCAGGGTAACCTCAGCCCCATAGGAACCAGTAGGACCAGCAGTGGATACCTACAGGATCCAAGTTCTGAATGCATAGACCCTTCGGTGGTTTTCCCTTACCCGTTGAATGATGCCATGTCCAAAGTTGGCTCTCCGTGCTTGGTACAGGAGCTCAATATGGAAACGCCACCCATCAGCAGCAGTGGCTGCAGCTCCGAATCTG AAGAAGAACAAGATGAGGATGAAgacgacgaggaggaggaagaggaggaggaagaagaagagatCGATGTGGTCACCGTAGAGAAACGCTTCACCGCCTCCAAGAAAAACGACTCCTACTCCCACCAGTCCAGAACCCACCACAGCCCCCTGGTCATGAAAAGGTGTCACGTACCCATCCACCAGCACAACTACGCAGCCCCTCCTTCTACCAGAGCGGACTATCCTTCCTCCAAAAGGGCCAAGCTGGAAAGCAACGGCCGGGTCCTCAAACAGATCAGCAACAACCGCAAGTGTTCCAGCCCCAGGTCGTCGGACAGCGAGGAGAACGACAAGAGGCGGACGCACAATGTCTTGGAACGCCAGAGGCGAAACGAACTGAAACTGAGCTTCTTTGGTCTCCGAGACCAGATCCCCGAAGTAGCCAATAACGAAAAAGCCCCCAAAGTAGTTATCCTCAAAAAGGCGACTGAATACGTCATCTCCATGCAGGAAGATGAACGACGGCTCCTGCGGGAGACCGAACAGTTAAAACTGAAAAGAGAACAATTGAAACAGAAACTCAAACAGCTCAAGAGCTCGAGTTTGTGA
- the MYC gene encoding myc proto-oncogene protein isoform X1 translates to MPSNASYQSRNYDLDYDTMQPVFYFEEEENFYQQQYNRLQPPAPSEDIWKKFELLPTPPRSPSRRSSLSSLFPSTDQLEMVTEFLGGDMVNQSIIYDQEDETFVQSIIIQDCMWSGFSAAAKLEKVVSEKLASYQASRKESSMPSQNQQPSPQKSTTATTCQGNLSPIGTSRTSSGYLQDPSSECIDPSVVFPYPLNDAMSKVGSPCLVQELNMETPPISSSGCSSESEEEEQDEDEDDEEEEEEEEEEEIDVVTVEKRFTASKKNDSYSHQSRTHHSPLVMKRCHVPIHQHNYAAPPSTRADYPSSKRAKLESNGRVLKQISNNRKCSSPRSSDSEENDKRRTHNVLERQRRNELKLSFFGLRDQIPEVANNEKAPKVVILKKATEYVISMQEDERRLLRETEQLKLKREQLKQKLKQLKSSSL, encoded by the exons ATGCCTTCGAACGCCAGCTACCAGAGTCGGAACTACGACCTGGACTATGACACTATGCAACCCGTCTTCTACTTCGAGGAGGAAGAGAATTTCTACCAGCAGCAGTACAACCGTCTGCAGCCTCCAGCCCCCAGCGAGGACATCTGGAAGAAGTTTGAGCTATTGCCCACCCCACCGAGGTCCCCGAGCCGTAGATCCAGTCTGTCCAGCCTTTTTCCGTCTACTGACCAGCTGGAGATGGTCACGGAGTTCCTGGGAGGGGACATGGTGAATCAAAGCATCATCTATGACCAGGAAGACGAGACGTTTGTCCAGTCCATCATCATTCAGGACTGTATGTGGAGTGGCTTCTCTGCGGCGGCCAAGCTGGAGAAAGTGGTGTCTGAAAAGCTGGCGTCTTACCAGGCTTCTAGGAAGGAGAGTAGTATGCCCTCCCAAAACCAGCAGCCAAGCCCACAGAAGTCAACTACTGCTACTACCTGCCAGGGTAACCTCAGCCCCATAGGAACCAGTAGGACCAGCAGTGGATACCTACAGGATCCAAGTTCTGAATGCATAGACCCTTCGGTGGTTTTCCCTTACCCGTTGAATGATGCCATGTCCAAAGTTGGCTCTCCGTGCTTGGTACAGGAGCTCAATATGGAAACGCCACCCATCAGCAGCAGTGGCTGCAGCTCCGAATCTG aAGAAGAAGAACAAGATGAGGATGAAgacgacgaggaggaggaagaggaggaggaagaagaagagatCGATGTGGTCACCGTAGAGAAACGCTTCACCGCCTCCAAGAAAAACGACTCCTACTCCCACCAGTCCAGAACCCACCACAGCCCCCTGGTCATGAAAAGGTGTCACGTACCCATCCACCAGCACAACTACGCAGCCCCTCCTTCTACCAGAGCGGACTATCCTTCCTCCAAAAGGGCCAAGCTGGAAAGCAACGGCCGGGTCCTCAAACAGATCAGCAACAACCGCAAGTGTTCCAGCCCCAGGTCGTCGGACAGCGAGGAGAACGACAAGAGGCGGACGCACAATGTCTTGGAACGCCAGAGGCGAAACGAACTGAAACTGAGCTTCTTTGGTCTCCGAGACCAGATCCCCGAAGTAGCCAATAACGAAAAAGCCCCCAAAGTAGTTATCCTCAAAAAGGCGACTGAATACGTCATCTCCATGCAGGAAGATGAACGACGGCTCCTGCGGGAGACCGAACAGTTAAAACTGAAAAGAGAACAATTGAAACAGAAACTCAAACAGCTCAAGAGCTCGAGTTTGTGA